The Rhodamnia argentea isolate NSW1041297 chromosome 10, ASM2092103v1, whole genome shotgun sequence sequence AGGTTACCAACCCTTTGTCAATTCTGAAGAAGGGGCCGCTAGTGGATTTGAGCAAGGGTTGCGGCCCTTTGTCGGATCAAGCGAGGGGGTAACCATTCTCCCACCTTCTTGGCTGTGGTGGGGCCATCGCATGGTTATaaccttcttcctttttttttaaataaaatattttagcttattttttcaatacaacttaaattaatattatattaaaaataaattttggatcaAGATTACCTTATTTTAGTCGCTTTCATTGTCACGtggaagagataaaaaaaatttaaaaaatgttacgttagcatttttcattagccaaattagacataattaacaaaaaagattcgattgcacaaatttaataagttttaagacttgattgcatttcgTAATCAGTTTTAAGACTTCaactaaacattttttttttttggggcctaAGCAATCGTTTGGCAAATTCTTCGAAAAAAGAAGATATCAATTTATCGGACAtgaattttcattaatgaagTGAATGGAGGGCGATCCTTGAACACGGCAAGCACACGACGCGTTGCACTTGAAGAAGCATGGCGAAGCAGTCTGTACCGACGTGGAGACCTTCCACTGGCACTGGTAGCCTGTATAAATGCCTCTTCCCCTCCATAGAGTGGAGCCTCTCCCGACAGAAAGAAACTTCCCCCATCACTTTTCTTCTTGGCGATTCTAGGTTTTTGTAATCCCCCTTTTCCCCCCTCTCGCGTGGAAAAGATGATCCAGCTTCTGTACACCGTGATCCTCGCCGAAATGGCGCTGATCCTGACCCTCCTGTTCAAGACCCCTCTGCGGAAGCTGGTGATCATGGCCTTGGATCGGGTCAAGCGGGGGAGAGGGCCGGTTGTGGTGAAGACGGTGGCCGGGACGGTGCTCGCCGTGCTCGGGTCGAGCCTGTACAGCATGGTGAAGATCCAGCGGCGCACGGTCGAGGCCGGGGCTGTCAATCCCACCGACCAGGTCCTCATGTCCAAGCACATGCTCGAGGCCTCTCTCATGGGTAAGGACTTTCTAGCTCCCCCTCAGCTGGTGCGGAGCTTCCGATTTTCCTCGCGCTCCTTGGAGGGTAATTGTTGACGCATTTTCGGAACGTCGACTGATTTTAGCTCTTAGGGTTCTTCTTGTTTCGCATTAGTCGAGTTGTTTGGGTCTCCGGTAAAGAGGATGGGAAGAAATGATGCTAGATCGAAGCAAATCGGCGCTGGTTCACAAGACTTGTTCAGATAAATGTGCATCTGCGGTGGGACGCAAATCTGGCAAAATTAGCAGTTTGCAAGCTGAAAGTGCTGCTGTCTGTAGTCGCAATCCCACAATTGCAATGCTAAACCCAGTGCCTTAGTTCTGTCGCTTATACGTGATTGGTTTATACTCTTGTGCGTTCGAGATTTTGTCTCGCATAGGTCAGAACCGGAGTTCTCTGACACAGGCATCGGATAAGTAGCGCCTGATATTTGATTGCTAAACTAAAGTACATGGCTTCCATGACCCAGTGGATCTTGATTGTTACTAATTCCGGAGAATTCATTGATTGAATCTGTAGGTTAATATCGGTGTCCTTACTTGGGAAGCCTGATCTTTGCATAATGTTGGCTTATGCGAAAACATTTTCTCATTTCAGatattttcttccctttctgtTTTTGCCTTAATTGGGTTTACTGAGCCCGACTGTCGTCTTGTGAGTGCCCACGTTTTGAGCTCATTTGTGTCTGCTTCAGTTTTTATTATGTTTAGTATGTTTGAAACATCTGTCGGAATCCCAGGAGATCTgttagttttgttttttcactATGGGTTGTTTATAGATTGCCGTTCAGTCCTGCATTGATGGTTCAAACTGTATAGCATTGCTCTCTGTATTGACCTGTGTGGTGGTCCAATTAGTTTGcgtcattttcttttgcaaacgaCTAGTATCCAGCAGCCTTCTCTCTGGTAGAGAAAGTTAAATAAGAAAGGTTACCCTTGAGCTCTCCTCTATTATCATTGTTGTGGGTATGGGCTGGAGCTGATTCTATGTGGTTTACTTGATGCAGGATTTGTGCTATTTCTGTCTTTGATGATTGATAGATTGCACCATTACATAAGAGAACTTCGTTTGCTCAGAAAGACCATGGAGGCAGCCAAGAAACAGAGTCGAGGCATTGATGAGGGAAAAAATGGCAGTGCAGAGGAGGTCAAAGGCTTGAAGGAAGAGATTGCCATCCTGAGgacaaaagtgaagaagctggaGAATGAATACGAGACAAAAGACAGAGAAGCCAAGAAAGCTGAAGCTGAAGCCGAGGCTCTGAAGAAACAATCTGAAGGCTTGCTCCTTGAGTATGACCGCCTGCTTGCAGACAACCAAAGTCTTCGAAGTCAGTTGGAGTCTATTGATCTCTCCTTGTCCAATTCTGATGGCAAGAAGAACACCTAACGAAGAGTTTTCTGGAGCAGGCGAGTTCTTGATCTTGTTTCATTAGTGTTTTTCAGTAGAGATATGGTTTTTGGGCGGGGAAGACTGCATGGCTGTCGTGTTGAATCTGCTTGTACAAAGTAAAGAACAAAACTTTGCAAACTTGCTGGTTGAGGACGGAAATCATGGTTGTACTCGGTATTTACTCTTTGATCATTCCTCATATCTTTAATCAGTATAGAATGACAGCAAATGGGATTCTCAATTTCCTTCCATCCATTCTGTCTTGTATAATTCTAAGAAGTGAAGCCGGTAAGTTATGCTTCATTGCAAGTTTCTCCTCAATCAAGAGGGGAACCGAACGATTGAGAGACTCAAACAAGGAGTATGACTCGGTTAGAAACAAGAACATGGAAAATGTCCAGACCTACTGAGTGAATTGGCCGGCAGCATATGCCGGTACTTCTGCTTCAAGCTAGTACAAGCAGTTTAGTTTTGCTTGATGATAACTCTTGTGGATCTCTGTGATTTCATACTCGGGCAGGTTTAGTGGTTTAGTCTGCTTATGTGAATCCTGTCCTGGTTTTGCCGAATCCAGGATAGGCGGCCTCAGAGCCTGTGGTCTCCTCGCCTAGAAGGAGACGCTTTGGTTGGTAAGTGAAGTAGAGGCGGGTCCATATTCACCGATAGAACGATGAGAGTCTGGTTCCGGTGTTTTTAACAATTTCTtaatgaagaagaaacagaaaaaaaatggcaaatttcaaaaaaattttaaaaaaaaaactacaaaaattaaCCATCGTATTGTGTGTAATCGGCTCTTCGAAAATCGGAGAACTCTTCATTTAATATTCTTTTCAACGAGACTGGAAGTAACAGCGATTTTTCAGTCAAAGTCCGGTATgcacgtcaatgattttttgtcaaaattcgtCGAATGgattatattggcaaattgtcaaaatatgtAGGGTtatattgattaaattgaaagatctagaattggatttgtacaaatg is a genomic window containing:
- the LOC115747631 gene encoding B-cell receptor-associated protein 31; protein product: MIQLLYTVILAEMALILTLLFKTPLRKLVIMALDRVKRGRGPVVVKTVAGTVLAVLGSSLYSMVKIQRRTVEAGAVNPTDQVLMSKHMLEASLMGFVLFLSLMIDRLHHYIRELRLLRKTMEAAKKQSRGIDEGKNGSAEEVKGLKEEIAILRTKVKKLENEYETKDREAKKAEAEAEALKKQSEGLLLEYDRLLADNQSLRSQLESIDLSLSNSDGKKNT